In Channa argus isolate prfri chromosome 15, Channa argus male v1.0, whole genome shotgun sequence, the DNA window GCAGCGAATGTCATTCTGATGGTttttcacaaatacacaaacactctATTGACCACCTGGgtgattaaaacattaaattcagtaagtgataaaaaaatattttgtctctTTCCCCAAGTAGCGACTctgtttaaaaatcaaaacaaagatggcGGCAGACCCAACGCTGGATACGATGAAAGTGAGGCGCGACATATGAAAACGGCTTAGAACTCGTTATTACATATGTGTTTTCGTTCAGATGGGAAGAGGAGTCTGTACAGATTGTGAGCACAACATCGGACGAGCAATAATTGTTTCAACCCCACAGTTTAATTAAATTGGGTTCCAGTTATCAgttgtaatgtgtttgtttgctctgcGGCCTTATCAGCTCGATTACACATTGAAGTACCAGCCTGTTATCTATGAccctgctgcagacaggaacattATATGCCAGACAACCAGTTAATCTTCAACATTTTAGAGTGGGGTCATCAGTCCTCACCCACCCGATATCTGAAAACCAAGCTTTACTGATGCTGAAAGCTGATGGTTTGACACTTGACGTGACCCTGATGCCAGTGGGCACAAACCACTGTTAGTTATGTTGCATTTATTCTAACACATGGAGGAGCAGGCACgaaaatgtaatttcagagTCCACAGGTTGATAAAGGCTGACTGTGTGCATCTTGTACACCTGTGTTGTTCACAGTGTGACCATGGCCACAGAAGGGGACCCGACAGACCTGGTCAAAGTGCTGCACCTGCTGGTGCTTTCTTTCTCCTGGGGCATGCAGGTGTGGGTCTCGTTCATTGCAGGTACGATGGCACAAGAcagcacaataaataaattcctGCCACGTTGCTATGTTACATTAGAGCTCTGACTCCTTTTCTTgcttttgatgtgtgtgtgtgagcaggctTAGCATTGGTGTTGCAAGTGAGTCTGCACACCTTTGGTTATGTGCAGAGCAAGCTCTTCCCTGTGTATTTCTACTGTCTGCTCGCCAGTAACTCTGTGAGCCTGGCTGTATATGCAGTGTACCACCCCAGGGAGCTGCTGGATGGCCACGAAACTCTGCAGGTACAAGATCTCTTCTCTCATGAGATGATCGGGCTCAGTCTACACTcagcaatgtattttttaaattcgcTCCTCTTGTTCTGCAGATGCTGCTGTACTTCGTTGCTGTGATCATGGCCGGTCTGAATGCCAAGTGGTTTAGCCCAGCCATCATTGAGGTGGCTCTCCACATGAGGGATGTAGAGAAGGAGCATGGCCTGGGGAACCAGATCGGCACCACCAGCCATAAAGAGATGTATGCCAAACTGAGACAGCAGGACCCCAAGTACAGAGCCTGGAGGAACAAGTTCAACCGCTACCATGGGTTGTCCTTATTCAGCAACTTCACAGGGTTTCTCTGCACCACCGTCAACCTGATCTACATCGCTCTGAAGTTGTCCACTATCTAAAGAAGGCTTCTGTTGACGCTGCTCTGGCGCTCATCTTCACATGTGAGAAAATTCAAGAGGGCGTTACTGAAATATAATTGCACTAAGATAATTCCTGTTTTCCCGGTGTCCTTAAGAGTAGAGACACTTTTGTTGAATCTTCTCTAATTTTCCATTCTCTCATTCAATATCTGATTAATGCCAGCTCACAAActgggtgtgtttgtgcagaaaacAATGTTCTAAAAATTCCAGCACACACAAGGGATcatattctatttttaataattagtttACATGACTGCAAATGTGCCAGAAACACATTTAACCTTATAGCTTCCTCTGACAACAGGgatgtgtttttacagcttCTAGTGTCCCTTAGTAGTGAAGCTACAGATCCAAGGACTCATACTGTAGTTGCTCTTAAATTCACAATATCTGCACATTTATTGGATACTAACTATATATTAGATAGTAattttggggagggttgtgtcaggaagggcctaaaaactgtgccaaatcaacaagcggacaatgatccgctgtggtgaccctgaactaaagtgataagccgaaagaacagaaaacaaaaagtatttacaacTAGTTCTTTGAGTTCTTTgagttctttgaatcttgaatcgtTCACTGGGATGGATGTGATCATGTGACTCCCCCCCAGCTGATTGCCGAGGACCATATGAAGCTGTAAAAACACACCTGTTGTTCACAAATTTGTGAacaacatgtgttttgttttttttttgtttttaattacctGGTAAATCTGGTAGATGTATGAACACACCTGTGCACAGGATTATGAACTGTGAATTTAGTAGAACTtaagatgtatttttatattggcTTTTAATGTTTGTCTGTATTGATCACACCCtgttaataattacattttttatttttaaaccgTAAGATTAATTCACTGAAGCTCAGAAGCTGTAGATTGTGTgggctccccccccccctcacactCTCCAGCAGGGGGCGATGTTTAGGCACAGTTTGTAGATTCAGTGCTTACCACAACACAACATCCTGTTTTATTCATCTCTAGAATTGAGTGTCCGGAgacttaaatgaaaatgtatttgcactatgactgagaaattaaaaatgacttcTCACCATCTTTACgttaaactctttttttttttttttttttttttttttgctgcagtggaaaataaaaaccgGCTTTTAATGCTAGTGCACTCATTGTGATGAGAGAAGCCAGAACCTACAGACAGAGCCTGGTTTTGGAACAGACTGCTTTTAATTACATTAGTCTCATAGCAGATTTTGAGAGGAACAGCTCAGAATGCAGAGTAGATCTTTCCTTGTCTTCCACAGCATCAGCACTAATGGATGATAATGGATCAGTGCAGCATAAAAAGCAGCGGCTGGACATGGAGGGAGGAGGTTTTCACAAATACTGTTCTGCCTTCTCTGATttgaccagtttttttttttttttttttttttttcattttctgttttccagttAATACAGTTTAAGTCAGGAGCCCAAATGACACACActctgtttacatgcacttaagtaatcTGATTACAGTCACCTATGTTAATTAGGCCTTATACTATCTTTAAAGAAACTCTAGGACATTTAGCACAGATAATGGACGGTGGACTATTTATACACAGTTGGAAGCATCTTTTGGAGAATTGTCTTAAAGACCTGTAGTAGTGATCACCAAAACCAGCTCCTGGGCTTCTGCagaaaaaagtgacacagtCTGAGGCTCTGGGGAATCTGTCAGGTtggaaataataatgtttaactACAGAACAAGTTTATCCACTTATCACTTCACTGCATGGAAGAAGGTGCTTTATGTTGTCAATGTGACTCAGTTAAAACATTAAGAACAGCTGTTAATTTGAACATGTGTCTTGTGCAGACGTCCAAAGTAAAACATGAGGAAGCCAGAAACAGAAGGAAGAGTTGGAGAAACGAGCTTCACCATTCTACATCGGACAtgaacatttacagtgtgaCAGCTCATTGTTTGGAGCTGTGGTGACGCTGCAGAGCAGCTCTGCAGTCTTATTAAATAAATCATGAGTCTAAGAGCCACACAAAGCTAAAGTCACTTTTCACCTGTGGCAACAAGAACCCGTGAGAAAACAGAACTCAGAGCTTTTACAACAAGAAGGAAACTGTCCTGACACTTGACTCTAAAGTCAGGATGTGTTCCCACTACCTAAACTAAAAACCAGTCCTTCCATTTCCAAAAACGTAGAGTTTGTCTAACTCGCTGGACAGCATGAGATGAACTGACACAGCTGAAACCTCTGGATGTTTGGAGTTCACCATGAGCTCATCTGTATTCACAGACTTCATTGAGAGATGGTCCTACTGGTCACAGGCCAAGGGTCCAAAGAGATTGGGGTCCTGGGTCAGAGCCTCTGGGCCTGCTCAGtccaccagtggtttctttctttgttgtaaTGTGTTTGCTCAGTGTTGGGGTGTTTCCCTCCAACAAGCcgaatgtcttcagtgtactgGAGAACAAATGTTCCAGTACTTTTGGAGGAGTACATGTAATGATGTGACGGTGTTCTCTAAATATTTGTGATGACCGTTCAAATGTAGACTATTTGAACTTTGGGATGTTCGCAGTAGTAGCAGACATATGAAATAAGGTCTTCActtcacaacaaacacaaacagtcctGAGGTGACGTGGACAGAAAGTCTCCACTGAACTGTTACAGCCTAGTTTTTTCTACCTGCTCTGCCCTGAAGCGTTTCGCCACAGATGAACGGATGAACATTCACGTTGATTCTTTAGGGCGTGTGCGCTTGTGTTGGGCGCGTTCTCGTGCGCGGGCACGGAGGCCAGCCCCCTCCCGGAGCGGTGCAGACAGACAGCCCGAGCTCCACGGCTCCACAGAGTCCGCATTGACCTGTTCCACACCAGCTCCAGCTCTGTGCGCACAGATCAGGGAGCTGCTCCGCTGGCGCCGCGGGAACCAAACGACCTGTTGAGGGAGGAACACGCGTGTGCTGCGGCTGCTGGAGCAGGACAAGACGTTTGAGCGTCCACGCAGCAGTTTATCCCGCATCCGTCTCAGCGGCAGCGACCGAGGTGGACGTCTGCTTTCCACCGCTAGAAGGTGAGTTTCCGTCCTTCAGTCGGAGCAAAGTTACGCGTTGTGGAACAGGTGGCTCGCGCAAGGTCCGCGCGCTAGTCACACTGTGTAAAAGAAGTTTATTAGAATTTAAACTAACGTCCAGGCTTTTCTCGGCATCACCCGTCCTCCTCTAACGAGGGAACAGACGTGACAGCTGCCAACTAATCGATAGCGGTCACTTCCTGCTGATTCGGCTCAGACCTGCACCGCCTCCACGGTCATAATGGCCTCAGCCTGGTTCACTGCAGATAAAGCCGCTGCCATTGTGCTCCTGTCCTGTCCCTGCTCACTGTGGACAGCAGCTGATGTTATCACAGTCCCCACAGCTGGGCCCCGCTCTTTGAAGTCGCTGCAAAATCCATCTGGAGCTGTTGTCATAGCAACGAGTCCTTAAACCCAGAGCTGCCGAAGTGAAGCTTCTTGACAGTGAAGTGGACCGGGaccacttttcattttcagacagAAATGCTTGGGTTTGTATAGATACGAAGAAagaatccacacacacagagctgcagacagGTTCAGGGCTCCACTTAAAGCTAGTTCATTTGAACAACTGTCTAATATTACAGCTGTTAATTAGAACATCAGCTACAGATTGAcagactttttactttaatagtaataattgCAGCACACTGAGTTCTATTCAAGCTTTAAACATGTGCACACAGTTGTAGAAAAGGTAAAATGTGGACACATTCAGTTTCAGGTTTTTCATTTAGAGTCTTATGACACATTCTTATCTTTCATGATAGCGGCTTatctttatagaaataaaataaaacttcatcCTGTTGCTTTTCACACAATCGACACAGAAACAAACCCACAGTTACTGACGATGCTTTCAGCGTCTAGTTCTGCCTTTATGTGAAGCTCAGACACAAATTGAGGATTGTGTTTGCCTGAGGCCCTGGTCCgtgatgtgcagcaggttattGCGAGCAGCTGTGATGTGTTACACGCTGCTGTAGTCAAGACCAAGACCTCACTAGATATCGAGACCACGTCACGACCATAAGATCAGAAACAAAGCAAATAGTGGACAAATAAGTGgaatttggaaaaagaaaaggataaaagtgaataaaaacatacaagcacccacacacacatatacagagagAGGCCTTGGTCTTGGTTAAGTGGTTTCACTGGCGTTCCGGGTAGAAAATCTGATGAAGATACGTGCTGGTAAGAGAGTCTGTGTTGGGAGGGGGTCTGGGtgaagacagaaaacactggactttcccacaggagacagATGTGATGGTCCCTGTGTTTAGGGCGACTGATGGGGTGAAGGATTTAGATGTTGGAATGGACCAGGCTCTGCTCTCTGTTCCCAGATGTTACAGGAACTTAGAACATGAGAAGGAAGAAGACTTTATGCTGCATGtgctgtcagtttattaggaagCTAAAGCTATGcagtttacattaaaaccaAAACCTTAAAATCATATTAGGAAAAATGTCTTGTTCACTTTTTTTGGCCTCTACTGAAAGTGATTTTGACAGATTACAATTTAACCTGCTTATTTTTCTTGCAATGAGTCTTCATGCAATAACGGCTCATTTCAGCTCCTGTCCCTTTAAGCCAAGACTTTGTTGTTGTGTGGTTTCTTATGTACGTTCAGCTCAGAACTTCGGCAGGGTCCTGTCACAGGAGCTCAGAAAAAGGTCTCAACATTCTGGGCTATGACCACTTGTTCTCTCTCCTATGAGCTGAATGAATTTAGCCCAAATAATTGTCAAATCTCTGACTGAACACAGAAGACTGCTGTGTTTGGACAGACAGATCCTACAGCAGGttttttgaaattgtaaaacaatcggtttaaacaaaaagtttctcatgtttattgtaaaacacaGGAAGGACTTAGCCCTGTTAGCACATTTGTATGAGCCCCCCCTGTAATCTAGAGCAGGAACCTGACACCACAGAATTACGTAAAACCACACAGTAACAAGACAAGTTAGTCCTGCAATGGACAGAAGCTGTTTTATGAAAAGAGGAAGATGATGGCGTATAGACTCCTGCAGATGTCTTAATCTGCACATGTGACTGCGTCCGGCTTCAGGCGGTTGAAGTAAGAAAACTGGCTTTTTGAATAGTGGCTCCATGTTTCCGTGTCAGGAGGTGCATGAGCACAAAAATGTGTCCTGCAGCTCCTCTCGCAGCACAGGCATCGTGTGACTGAGGCTTTCACAGCCAGTTCCTGAGATTAGAGAGACGAGAGTCTGAAGGCTTTTCTGTAGCAGCCACAGTGTCTGTAAAGggctaaaaacaaacatgtcctTAATAATGACCATAGCCTGATGAGTAACTGTCCATAAATGTGCTGCATATACACCAACCTCATCAAGCATGTTGGGCCAAAACAAGGAAAACCCATGAACCCATGATCACAGCCAAACTCTACAGAGGAGCAAAGATTGTTTGTGAGGGAAGATGCTACAGAAAGAACGTCGCTCTAGAAAATCCTGCAGTTACAATTATTAGTTATTCTTTAATTTGTGTCACATGTGGGCATCACTGAGAGTAAATAAAGGACACAGTCATGTATTGATGGCAGCATGtgtttcaaagaaaaaacaggacttTGGAGGTTTAATTAGCAACGTGTCTCCTTTCTATTTCTGTGCATACATCTGAATGTAAATGAAGACGACAACATGtgcatctttacatttttcttacatCAGCGGTCATCAGTAGATAATGTGTAACATTTATGTTAGCTTTATGCTAACAGGCCAGCTAACACCTGATCAGCTGCagccatttttttcttaatcccAGGAAAAAGAATATGATTTTAGATTCAGACTGAAACAGCACTGGGGCTTCCTGAACCGAAGGCTGGATCCGGAAACCTTTGTCACTAGGGGGATACGCTGGTGCAGCTGAGTCCTGCTCTATAGAGACCAGATCTGCACAGATTGCTCAGCTGTTTGCCCCCAACCTCAGCGTGGAGGACTCACCTCGACCAGCCCTCGGACACTTTACActgacagatggacagatggagCAGTGTTAGCTGTTCCACACAGCCTCTCAGTCATTGTCCCCTGCAGTACAGACCTTTTTAATGCAGTCAGAGCAGGAGTTGACCCTGATCACAGGTGGTTTCATTCACATCTGGATGAGCTGTGGGTTCAGTAGTATACAAAGAAGCTCAAAACATTATTGGATGGATTTGTCcctaaattcaattcaactttatttatatagcgccaattcacaacaaagtcatctcaaggcactttacagaataaaggtGCTATAGAGAGATgtagaacccaacaatttccctTTGAACAAGTCGtaggtaacagtggagaggaaaaactctccagcagaaccaggctcagggtggacgaccatctgccttgaccggttggggtgagtggaaagtgaagagagaaaaggaaagagcaaca includes these proteins:
- the tmem205 gene encoding transmembrane protein 205; the encoded protein is MATEGDPTDLVKVLHLLVLSFSWGMQVWVSFIAGLALVLQVSLHTFGYVQSKLFPVYFYCLLASNSVSLAVYAVYHPRELLDGHETLQMLLYFVAVIMAGLNAKWFSPAIIEVALHMRDVEKEHGLGNQIGTTSHKEMYAKLRQQDPKYRAWRNKFNRYHGLSLFSNFTGFLCTTVNLIYIALKLSTI